One genomic window of uncultured delta proteobacterium includes the following:
- a CDS encoding Antibiotic biosynthesis monooxygenase gives MLAVSVLIEVYPEFIEQFMKAALRHANNTCAKEEGCLGFAVHRHENDPNRFFFYETYRSRKDFDDVHKVAPYLAEYNTLTAPWTKSKEILVWDGVSPDQKT, from the coding sequence ATGCTGGCTGTTTCGGTCCTGATTGAAGTCTATCCGGAATTCATAGAGCAGTTCATGAAAGCCGCGTTGCGCCACGCGAACAATACGTGCGCCAAGGAAGAGGGCTGTCTCGGGTTTGCCGTGCACAGGCACGAGAACGATCCGAACCGCTTTTTCTTTTACGAAACATACCGTTCGCGGAAAGATTTCGACGACGTCCACAAGGTGGCGCCGTACCTTGCGGAATACAACACATTGACCGCTCCCTGGACGAAATCAAAAGAAATTCTTGTCTGGGACGGCGTTTCCCCGGACCAAAAAACATGA